A stretch of the Nosocomiicoccus ampullae genome encodes the following:
- the guaA gene encoding glutamine-hydrolyzing GMP synthase, whose product MEMAKEQELIIVIDYGSQYNMLLTRRIRDLGVYSELRNPSITLEEIKELNPKGIVLSGGPKSVYEDDAYTVDKGIFDLGIPVLGVTYGMQLIAYNNGGEVKPLDNAFSGTDTIELDNSNRLFKGLDKEVNVAMSYHDEVASIGDDYEIIGSTKDSKYAAIQHKSKPIYGIQFHPESKSTDNGDTFIENFVRDICECHGEWTMGNFIDIEVEKIREEVGDKKVICAMSGGVDSSVVAVLMQKAIGDNLTCIFVDHGLLRKGEAEMVMEAFGKGFNINIVKVDAKDRFLGKLKGVSDPEQKRKIIGNEFIYVFDDEAAKLKEIDYLAQGTIYSDVVESGSETSETIKSHHNVGGLPEDMEFKLIEPISTLFKDEVRQLGLELGIPEELVWRQPFPGPGLGIRVLGEVTEEKLEIVRETDYILRDEIQKAGLNKSIWQYFTILPGIRSVGVKDDKRTYDYTVGIRAVHSVDGMSSDFAKIDWDVLEKISKRMVKEVKNVNRVVYDITSKPPATIEWE is encoded by the coding sequence ATGGAAATGGCAAAAGAACAAGAACTTATTATTGTAATCGATTATGGTAGTCAATATAACATGCTTTTAACGCGTCGTATCCGCGATTTAGGCGTATATAGTGAACTCCGTAATCCAAGTATTACTTTAGAAGAAATTAAAGAATTAAACCCAAAAGGTATTGTATTATCAGGTGGTCCAAAATCAGTATATGAAGACGATGCATACACTGTCGATAAAGGTATTTTTGATTTAGGAATTCCTGTACTCGGTGTCACTTATGGTATGCAGTTAATCGCGTATAATAATGGTGGAGAAGTAAAACCATTAGACAACGCATTTTCAGGTACTGATACAATCGAACTTGATAATTCTAACCGTCTATTTAAAGGTTTAGACAAAGAAGTCAATGTTGCGATGAGTTACCATGACGAAGTTGCGTCAATTGGTGATGATTATGAAATCATCGGTAGCACGAAAGATTCAAAATACGCAGCAATTCAGCATAAATCAAAACCAATTTATGGTATTCAGTTCCACCCAGAGTCAAAATCAACAGATAACGGCGACACATTCATCGAAAACTTCGTAAGAGATATTTGTGAGTGTCACGGTGAATGGACAATGGGTAACTTTATCGACATCGAAGTTGAGAAAATCCGTGAAGAAGTCGGCGATAAAAAAGTAATTTGTGCAATGAGTGGTGGGGTAGACTCATCAGTTGTAGCAGTACTTATGCAAAAGGCGATTGGCGACAACTTAACATGTATCTTTGTAGACCACGGTTTACTTCGTAAAGGTGAAGCAGAAATGGTGATGGAAGCGTTCGGTAAAGGATTTAACATTAATATCGTTAAAGTCGACGCAAAAGACCGTTTCTTAGGAAAATTAAAAGGTGTTTCTGATCCAGAACAAAAACGTAAAATTATTGGTAATGAATTTATTTACGTATTTGATGACGAAGCGGCAAAACTTAAAGAAATCGACTACCTTGCACAAGGTACAATTTACTCAGATGTCGTTGAATCAGGATCTGAAACTTCAGAAACAATTAAATCACACCATAACGTTGGTGGATTACCAGAAGATATGGAATTTAAATTAATCGAGCCAATCTCAACACTATTTAAAGACGAAGTACGTCAATTAGGTCTTGAGTTAGGTATTCCTGAAGAACTTGTATGGCGTCAACCATTCCCAGGACCAGGTTTAGGAATTCGTGTCCTTGGAGAAGTGACAGAAGAAAAATTAGAAATCGTTCGTGAAACAGACTATATTTTACGCGATGAAATTCAGAAAGCTGGTTTAAATAAGAGTATTTGGCAATACTTTACAATATTACCAGGCATCCGATCAGTCGGTGTAAAAGATGATAAAAGAACGTACGACTACACAGTAGGAATTCGTGCAGTACACAGTGTAGACGGAATGTCATCAGACTTTGCGAAAATCGACTGGGATGTACTTGAAAAGATTTCAAAACGTATGGTTAAAGAAGTTAAAAATGTAAACCGTGTCGTATATGACATTACTAGCAAACCACCCGCAACAATTGAGTGGGAATAA
- the guaB gene encoding IMP dehydrogenase produces the protein MWENKFTKEGLTFDDVLLMPAHSEILPREVDTSVQLTEKIKLGIPIVSAGMDTVTESQMAIAIARQGGLGVIHKNMSIEAQCEEVEKVKRSENGVITDPFFLTKEEKVFAAEHLMGKYRISGVPIVNNPEEKKLIGILTNRDLRFIKDYSVVIDDVMTKENLVTAPEGTTLEDAKNILQNHRIEKLPIVNENYELKGLITIKDIEKVIEFPSAAKDEQGRLLVAAAVGISRDTDKRIEELVKAGVDALVIDTAHGHSAGVLKAIKKIVDEYPEVEVIAGNVATAEGTRALIEAGVDAVKVGIGPGSICTTRVVTGVGVPQITAIYDCATEARKHGKSIIADGGIKLSGDIVKALAAGGHAVMLGSLLAGTTESPGDVELFQGRRYKTYRGMGSLGAMEQGSSDRYFQDEKEATKYVPEGIEGRTEYKGPVQDTIYQLMGGLRSGMGYTGSKDLKALREESRFTRITAAGLIESHPHNVQVTKEAPNYSI, from the coding sequence ATGTGGGAAAACAAATTTACTAAAGAAGGATTGACATTTGACGACGTATTACTTATGCCAGCACATTCAGAGATTCTACCAAGAGAAGTAGATACAAGTGTACAACTGACTGAAAAGATTAAGCTTGGTATTCCGATTGTTTCTGCAGGAATGGATACCGTAACAGAGTCACAAATGGCGATTGCGATTGCACGCCAAGGTGGATTAGGTGTAATTCACAAAAACATGTCAATCGAAGCACAATGCGAAGAAGTTGAAAAAGTTAAACGTTCAGAAAACGGCGTAATTACTGATCCATTCTTCTTAACAAAAGAAGAAAAAGTATTCGCAGCTGAACATTTAATGGGTAAATATCGTATTTCAGGTGTTCCAATTGTAAATAATCCAGAAGAGAAAAAACTTATTGGCATCCTAACAAATCGTGACTTACGTTTCATTAAAGACTATTCTGTAGTCATTGATGACGTAATGACTAAAGAAAACCTCGTTACTGCACCAGAAGGTACAACTTTAGAAGACGCAAAAAACATACTCCAAAATCATCGTATTGAAAAGTTACCAATTGTAAATGAAAATTATGAATTAAAAGGCCTTATTACTATCAAGGATATTGAAAAGGTAATTGAATTCCCAAGTGCAGCAAAAGATGAACAAGGTCGTTTACTTGTAGCAGCAGCTGTAGGTATTTCTAGAGATACAGATAAACGTATTGAAGAATTAGTTAAAGCTGGTGTAGATGCTTTAGTTATCGACACAGCACATGGGCACTCTGCGGGCGTATTAAAAGCAATTAAAAAAATTGTTGATGAGTATCCTGAAGTTGAAGTTATCGCAGGTAACGTTGCAACAGCTGAAGGTACACGCGCACTAATTGAAGCGGGTGTAGATGCTGTTAAAGTTGGTATTGGACCTGGATCTATTTGTACAACACGTGTGGTTACAGGTGTTGGTGTACCACAAATTACAGCAATTTACGACTGTGCAACAGAAGCACGTAAACATGGTAAATCAATTATTGCTGATGGTGGTATTAAATTATCAGGAGATATCGTTAAAGCACTAGCTGCAGGAGGACACGCGGTAATGCTTGGTAGCTTACTTGCCGGAACAACAGAATCTCCAGGTGATGTTGAATTATTCCAAGGACGTCGTTATAAGACATATCGTGGAATGGGTTCACTTGGTGCAATGGAGCAAGGTTCAAGTGATCGCTACTTCCAAGATGAAAAAGAAGCGACTAAATATGTTCCTGAAGGTATTGAAGGACGTACAGAGTACAAAGGACCAGTACAAGACACAATCTATCAATTAATGGGTGGACTTCGTTCAGGTATGGGTTATACAGGATCTAAAGATCTTAAAGCTTTAAGAGAAGAAAGTAGATTTACTCGCATTACAGCAGCAGGACTCATTGAAAGTCACCCACATAACGTCCAAGTTACTAAAGAAGCTCCGAACTACTCTATTTAA
- a CDS encoding general stress protein encodes MEQKGIFEVFDDIGNVSKRVQQLGHEGIDERRIILFSKHSPPTEFTREHDVDIRMGEGNLWQKFESLFTDKDGEERATEDLQLNQHEEEAFSKAMDADQYVLYIPHDSKARVQSEDEEVVDLSNKGDY; translated from the coding sequence ATGGAACAAAAAGGTATTTTCGAAGTATTTGATGATATTGGTAATGTCAGTAAAAGAGTTCAACAACTAGGACATGAAGGTATTGATGAAAGACGAATCATCCTCTTCTCAAAACATTCTCCACCAACAGAATTTACACGTGAGCATGATGTAGATATTCGTATGGGAGAAGGAAACTTATGGCAAAAATTTGAGTCTCTATTTACCGATAAAGACGGAGAAGAACGTGCGACTGAAGATTTACAATTAAATCAACATGAAGAGGAAGCGTTTAGTAAAGCAATGGATGCCGATCAATATGTTCTATATATTCCTCACGATAGTAAGGCACGCGTCCAATCTGAAGATGAGGAAGTAGTTGACTTAAGTAACAAAGGTGATTACTAA
- a CDS encoding helix-turn-helix domain-containing protein: MLKEMIVFLKEKRSLLQWTQCDLSSESAISQTVISRIENGHDTGSIREFFMLLETLDIDEMNLLRDSI; encoded by the coding sequence ATGCTGAAAGAAATGATAGTATTTTTAAAAGAAAAGCGTTCACTATTACAATGGACACAATGTGATTTATCTTCTGAAAGTGCAATTAGCCAAACAGTAATTTCAAGAATTGAGAACGGACACGATACTGGAAGTATTCGTGAGTTTTTTATGTTATTAGAAACATTAGACATTGACGAGATGAATTTATTGAGAGACTCGATTTAA
- a CDS encoding general stress protein: MQIYTFKDEKSLIQKIKNLKLERVKTKDMTVISKERPSAEFKPYKDIEFVKGDGSIWEKFLGKLFNKNSEELISRRFDFDLEEYNIYHEALKNGKIILVVKNFEEDTSNNKMSDYRKEENTDVKNSSKDEEFLEILDDYGLNSELSFTEKENNKNN; this comes from the coding sequence ATGCAAATTTATACATTTAAAGATGAAAAATCACTCATTCAAAAAATCAAAAATCTAAAATTAGAACGTGTAAAAACAAAAGATATGACTGTTATAAGTAAGGAAAGGCCATCTGCAGAATTTAAGCCATATAAAGATATTGAATTTGTTAAAGGTGATGGATCTATTTGGGAGAAATTTCTCGGGAAATTATTTAATAAAAATTCTGAAGAACTAATTTCACGCCGATTTGATTTTGATTTAGAAGAATATAACATTTATCATGAGGCATTAAAAAATGGAAAAATTATTTTAGTCGTTAAAAATTTTGAAGAAGACACTTCAAATAATAAAATGAGTGACTATAGAAAAGAAGAGAATACTGATGTCAAGAACTCATCAAAAGATGAAGAATTCTTAGAAATATTAGATGATTATGGTTTAAATTCAGAACTTTCTTTTACCGAAAAAGAAAACAATAAAAATAATTAA
- the rpsR gene encoding 30S ribosomal protein S18 yields MAGPRRGGRRRRKVCYFTANGITHIDYKEVDLLKKFISERGKILPRRVTGTSAKYQRQLTTAIKRARHMGLLPFVKEEA; encoded by the coding sequence ATGGCAGGTCCAAGAAGAGGCGGTCGTCGTCGTAGAAAAGTTTGCTACTTTACTGCAAACGGAATTACGCACATCGACTACAAAGAAGTAGATCTTCTGAAAAAATTCATTTCAGAACGTGGTAAAATTTTACCAAGACGTGTAACAGGTACTTCAGCGAAGTATCAACGTCAGTTAACAACTGCAATTAAACGTGCACGTCACATGGGATTACTTCCTTTCGTTAAAGAAGAAGCTTAA
- the modB gene encoding molybdate ABC transporter permease subunit: MNITDMAFWTPVILSLKVASVALILAFTFGVLTARLMTKYQFKGKVVLETILMLPLVLPPTVVGFILIIIFGKNSFIGQLIQLVFDHGILFTVYAAIIASTVVAFPLMYQSAKNGFLSIDEHIIEAARVDGNSDMRIFFKIIIPLSKNLLITGAMLSFARALGEFGATLMFAGNIPGKTQTLPTAVYSAIQSGNMTLAWLWVISIITISFVMMLFIRVKEN; the protein is encoded by the coding sequence ATGAATATTACTGACATGGCCTTTTGGACACCAGTAATTTTATCGTTAAAAGTTGCATCAGTTGCACTTATACTTGCATTTACGTTTGGAGTACTAACTGCGCGACTCATGACAAAGTATCAATTCAAGGGTAAAGTCGTTTTAGAAACGATTTTAATGTTACCACTTGTACTACCACCAACAGTTGTTGGTTTTATATTGATTATCATTTTTGGTAAAAATTCATTTATTGGTCAACTTATACAGTTGGTATTCGATCATGGAATTTTATTTACAGTATATGCAGCGATTATCGCGAGTACAGTTGTTGCATTTCCATTAATGTATCAGTCTGCTAAAAATGGATTTTTATCGATTGATGAACATATTATTGAAGCGGCACGTGTAGATGGAAACTCAGACATGCGTATATTTTTTAAAATTATCATTCCACTATCAAAAAACTTACTCATCACAGGAGCGATGTTAAGTTTTGCGCGTGCACTTGGAGAATTTGGTGCGACATTAATGTTTGCTGGCAACATACCAGGTAAAACTCAAACACTTCCAACAGCTGTATATTCGGCGATTCAATCAGGAAATATGACACTTGCTTGGTTATGGGTAATTTCTATTATTACAATTAGTTTTGTAATGATGTTATTTATACGAGTTAAAGAAAATTGA
- the modA gene encoding molybdate ABC transporter substrate-binding protein, translating into MKRLSLIALAFILLASCSTDNVTEDSSSVDTITISAAASLQDALNEAIEEYNKDNDINIDINYGGSGALREQILKGAPVDLFISASQDDFKQVEDEGLIIEKKDYLENKLVLICPDDSTTVNSIADLKNAEQIAIGEVDTVPAGKYAKEAFTSLNIFDELENKYIYVSDVRAVLTYVAQGEVDAGVVYETDAKTEEDNIDIVDEFGKDTHTPIIYPIGTLSDSKEVKAFYDFLNEDSTLEIFKKYGFTIE; encoded by the coding sequence ATGAAGCGGTTATCATTAATAGCATTAGCATTTATATTGTTAGCATCTTGTAGTACTGATAATGTAACGGAAGATTCAAGCTCTGTAGATACAATTACAATTTCTGCAGCAGCGAGTTTACAAGATGCATTAAATGAAGCAATTGAAGAATATAATAAAGATAACGATATTAACATTGATATTAATTACGGTGGTTCGGGTGCGTTACGTGAACAAATTTTAAAAGGCGCTCCAGTTGATTTATTTATTTCAGCGTCACAAGATGATTTTAAACAAGTTGAAGACGAAGGTTTAATTATAGAGAAAAAAGATTATCTCGAGAACAAACTCGTTTTAATTTGTCCTGATGATAGTACTACAGTCAACTCGATTGCTGATTTAAAAAATGCAGAACAAATCGCAATTGGTGAAGTAGATACAGTTCCAGCAGGTAAATATGCGAAAGAAGCATTTACATCATTAAATATCTTTGATGAGTTAGAAAATAAATATATTTACGTGAGTGACGTACGTGCAGTGTTAACATACGTCGCACAAGGCGAAGTTGATGCTGGTGTTGTATATGAAACAGATGCAAAAACTGAAGAAGATAATATAGATATTGTAGATGAATTTGGCAAAGATACACATACACCAATTATCTATCCAATCGGAACATTAAGTGACTCAAAAGAAGTTAAAGCATTTTATGATTTCTTAAATGAAGATAGTACGTTAGAAATTTTTAAAAAATACGGATTTACTATAGAGTAG